TGTTGTTTGGCCAACAACTGCCATCCTATGTGGGGCATACAGTGTGCGCCCAGCACGTGGTAGGTGTCCTGTACTGTGGCTAcgtgaacaaatgagtgaatgaatgaatgggagaaTGCAAGAAAACTGTTTCCTGGCCACTGTAAAGAAAGAGCAAGCACAGCAAAGCAGTTGCTCCTAAAGAATTCCAACTCAAGTGATAGGCCACatgtatgcacattttaaaatccatataaaaataattatcataGAGAAACAAACATGGAACATGTGTATTTATCAATAGCTCCATCCCCTCCCAAAACTCTTCTAAAACAATAGCATATATAACTTGACAAGGGCAAAGAGAACTGGAGAGGGAACAGAAGAGCTGTGTCAAACAGTTTTTGAAGATGGAAAGCAGTGTGGGGATGTGTGATTTagcagagaagaggaagctgaaACCTAAGTATTGGCTCTGACAGTGGTTCTTCATCTTGAGTGCACATTAAAATGACCTGGgagataaagaaacaaatctgGAGACCTGGGTCCCACTAGGCATCAAATTTTAAACTATCTCTGGGtatatggcagttcctcaaaaaatcaaacgtagaattaccatatgatccaacaattccgcTTCTGAGTACATACTCCAAAGAATGTGAAGTAGGCACTCAAACAGACATTTGTATATTCTGTTCATactgttcatagtagcattatacACAGTAagcaaaagatggaagcaacgcAAGTATCCACTGacggatggataaacaaagtgtttatatatatgtttttatatatataaaattcagccttagaaaggaatgaaattctgacacctgctacaacatggaggaatcttgaagactttatgctaagtaaaataagccagacacaaaagacaaaCACGGTGTGAttgcacttatatgaggtactacagtagtcaaattcatacagacagaaaatggAATGGTGGTTTCCAAGAGTGAGAACTGTGGAGAGGAACAGAGAAGAGAACTGACTGATACTTGAGGAATCCCAGAAAAGCTGGGAACTTGGCACCACCAGGTGGGCTGCAAGTAGGGAATTTTGGTGAAAGTCTATATAAGGAGCAGTTAAGATCCTTAATCTCTATCCCCAGTCCCAAGGGTGAAAGATCTGTTGGGGAAACTGAATCTGTGAGACCCCTCCACTTCCAACTGGGTGGTCAAGGGCTTTCAGAATGGCTGTAGGGATTAAGCGAAAGTCTGCTTATTAAAAAATGGGGTCACtaattcccttcctcctccttgttCTACTCCCCAGGCAGGAGACCTCAGAATTTTTCTATGGAGAAACTAAATGACCCAAGGAATAGGGGCATGGTGATCCACAGATATAGGCATTTGGAAGTTCCCAAATGAAAAGGctggctcgggcttccctggtggcgcagtggttgagaatctgcctgccaattcaggggacacgggttcgagccctggtctgggaggatcccacatgccgcggagcgactgggcccgtgagccacaattgctgagcctgcgcgtctggagcctgtgctccgcaacaagagaggccgcgatagtgagaggcccgcgcactgcgatgaagaatggcccccacttgccgcaactggagaaagccctcacacagaaacgaagacccaacacagccataaataaataaataaataaataaaatattaaaaaaaaaaaaaaaagaaaaggctggcTCACCGTTGGACTCCCCACAAGGAAATCCATCAGTCAGCAAGCCCTACTGAAGAACACAGAGCTTCCAATGGCCTGTACCCTATGGAGTGCCAGTTATTTGGTGAATGCTCTCAACACAAGAATCTAAAACCAAAGGAAACAGCAGCAAAAAGGACACTGAGGAAAAATAGACAATACTTGGAGAAGAATACTTCAGAAACAACcataattttaaagaaaccaGAGAATAACCTGTATCCATAAAACTAGAACAGAATGTAATAGCAAAGGAGCAGTTGGAactatgagaaaactgaaatcaaaaaGCTAACAAAAAAGTCGGAAGATCAAATGAGCAAATCTCCTAGAAAgtacaacaaaaagacaaatgaagagtaggggggaagaaaaagacaaaggaacGGTAGGAGAGAAAAGATAAGTCTCCAGATGAGCAAACAATGGAGaacaaagtataaaagaaaaataaaacttaagatAGGATTTGAATCTCTAGATTGAAAGGGATCACCATGTACATCATTGAAAAACTTCAGAACATCAGGAACAAAGATTCTAAGATTTTACGGAGAGAAGCAGGTCACATATGGAAATAAGAATGACATCAAACCTACCAAGAGAAGCTAGAAGACAATGATTTTcaaacttctggaaaaaaaaaatctcaacaataATTTTATTCCCAGACAAACTATCTCTCAAGTGTttgggtaaaataaaaatattttcagacatgcCAGGACTCAAGAATTTTGCCTCCCATATATTTTTTCTCAAGAAGCTCCTGCGGATTATTCTCCACCATATAAAGAAGGAAactaagaaaaaggaagacattGCCCAGGAAACAGAGAGGATCCAACACAGAGGAGACAGAATGGGAATTCCCAAGGCACCCCAAACTGGGTGGCAGATCTAAACAGCCTGAAACAGAAGGATGGAGGGTGTCAGGAGGACTGCCTTGAAAAATTAATTTGGTAGGTTTGGAGCAGGTGAATAATTGTACTGTGAGCCTGTTGAAGTTCAAATTACCAATAGgcacaaagaaaaatacacaaatgagaaaatgaggtaattttcttcagaaaagtttttaagaaaggaaatactATCACAGTATATATGGATAGACTCAATAATAAATAGTATTTACATGATCATGATAAAATGTGAACATGATTTAATACAAAATtttgatttaattaattttaacaaatggGAAATAAAGGGGTGTGAGAAAGCAAACCTTTGACTGCCAGGACTGAAATTTATAACTTACCATGCTCTCTCCTTACAGTAGTTTCTTCAAGGAGGAAAAAAGGTGTAGTGGTGATGCATTCATTTTTACATCCAAACACCCACCCCTCTAATTCTGGGGTAATATCTCGTGTTGTCAAACCTGGTGAGGCAAGACCACCTTGTCGCCTTCCTGGAGGAAGACGACATGCATGTCTGACCACGGCTCGGCCAATCAAATGCTTCCACTTGGCATTTTCAAACTTGAGGAATTGTCCTGAAGATGTGCCTAGGGTTCTTGGCACAAGCAGTGGACACTTCCAGGGACAAGACTGAGCTGGATTTCTAAATTATATCTAGAAGAAGTGGGtaggtctttttaaaagtttcttagcCACACAgcacctgtgggatcttagttccccgactagagATTGAACACACACTCCCTACGTTGGAAGCACTgagccttaaccactgaaccgccaggagAGTCCCTGAATAGGTCTTTTTAAAAGGTGAGAGTCCCTGAATAGGTCTTTTTAAAAGGTATCTCTTTCTTGAGCTACAGAGTGCTCTTCCTCTGACGGCTGTGTGTGAATGTGTCAACTTCCACTAGACTGAAAGCTCCCTGAGGACAGCTGCCCTCTTTCATCTTTTAATTCACCGCAGCCTTGCGTGTACTAAGCTCTCAACAATACATGTTGTACGAATGTCTTTATCTTTACTCTGTCACACATCATATTGCTAAGTTCTGTTCACAGCGCTCAGATCTAATCTTAGACTAAGAATTTCCTCATGGACTTTGTGTTAATTGAAGCCCAACAGAGTCTTCCAGGGATCTGTTCTCAGTGGTCATTTAGAATGTGAGAGTAACTAGTACTTCTGAACAAGAATCTGTTGAGAATTCTTGTCTTCCTCCTCTAGTGACCCTGGGGCTGGGAGTGAAGAAATATTTACTCACTTCCACTTAATGGAAGTAAAAGgataaaggaggaagggagggggcaaCCAGGATTGAACCAGAGACCCCTTGATTTGCAGTCAAATGCTCTACCTCTGAGTTATAACCCCATCGCCTACTGGGACTCTCTTCCTTGTCCACTTACGGTGATTCAATACAAACAGGTTCCACCCACTCTGGCATTCCGGCAAGCTTTGTATTCGAAAGCTCCACCTCCTTTTCTATCCATCATCTGCTCTGGTTTTCCTCTTGGCCACCAGGAAACTGGGTGGGGCACTTGAAAAATGACATGCTGGAAACTAGCTGAAAAGGAAACTGACATAGCATTAGTAGAGAAAGCTTCCGTATACACGGTATTACTGTGTCAGAATCCTCGGCCCCAGATACACTCTGTTCGTCCTCTGCCTCTTGATGAgttgagggtgggaaggagaaggaagatgtCAGTTCTTTCGGATGGGATGACTCAGGAAAATCAGGAACTCCTTCTCAGGGCAACCGATGCCAATCCCTGTGGCCACACTGCCTGCTCTGTTCTTGATGGAAACAGTAGCCAGCTTCTGACCTGGGCCGTCCCGATGCCTGGGGAAGAGCTTGGATGAGGGCTTAAGTAGTGTGGTTCCTCCTTATCACAGCGGCAGGGGAGACCTGAGGCCTCTCCTTTCAAGCCTGGCACTCCGTTTGCATGGAGTTTAAGGGCACAGCCTGAGATGccctttctcctcccacctcctccataGGGTAGGGAAGCCGAGGATGGAGAAACTAGCTTGCCCCCTCCACCAGCCTCAAAGAAGAAACAGCACActtggagacacacacacaaaagttttAATATAAAGTAACACTGAGAGTTCATATACACATCTTAGAAAGTCAGGTCGAGGAGTGTGAAGAGAAGAGCTGCTGTTAGAAGAGAGGGAATTGGGTGACCTCTCCAAAGACAGATGGGCGCTGGCGGAGGGCTGGGGTGTTCCGGCGATAGCCAAACTGACCATTGAACCCCTGGGTCACTTTCAGATTGGCATTATAGTGGTCATGTCCGGTCACCTGCTGGAGGGAATGCCCTTGCgggacagagagagaggcctGAGCCTGTATTCAGCCCCCTCTTGCTTTCCCCACTCCCATTGGGCTGGTACAGGAGGCCAATCCAGTATAGTCACAGTGCTCCCATGTCCCAGCTGAACCCTCAATCCTGAAAAGCCAAGGGTTGGTGAGGTGGAGGAGACAGATGGCATCCTGGAAACCAAACCTCATACTAGGAATAGCATGCAGGAGGAGCGTGAATGGTACATGCTGGGACGGGAAGGGCCAGAAATTTCTGGGCTTGGCTGAACTTGCTTTGCTGCCAGGAGAACTGAGAAAATTTCACCCTTGCATCTGACCCAGCTGGAGAAAATGGATGAGCTCAATTTGGCCAATGGTGCCAGGGGACATGTGACTAGAATGTGGCCAAAGGGTGGTGGagttggggtgggaggagggttcACCCTGCCAGAAAAACAGGTCTCAACTCTCCCTTTTCCTGTTGCTGCTAAATGGGGCCTAGAGAGTGAGCAGGACACAGCCTGCTCTGGGAGCAGTGAGAAGAACACAGGCTTTCACTGGAAAGAGTAGAATTCCAACCCCAGCTCAGCCCTTCTTAGCAAATCATTTTAACTCCCTAATCCTCAATTTCCCTGGCTGTAACCTGAGGATACTCTGAGGGTAAAAAGCACCTGACATATAGCGGATGCTCAATAACTATTAGGGAGCACTGTGACACCATCTGCACATGTATGAGAGGAAGAGCTGGAGGATGCAGTCAGACCCTGGGTCGCTTCCCCCAACCAGGTCTCTTTATGGCccagtttctctctctgtggAATGCACACCACTCTTCCTAGGTGGGACCATGGTGAGACTGGAAAGGGAGGTGGCACTTGCCTGCCCCTGCCCAGTTTCTCCTGTTGAGGTATCTCTGTCCTTGCCCGAAGATATGGAAATAATCCACTATCCAGCCATCCCTTCCTGTACCGCCATGATCCTGAGAATGagggagaaaatgcagaagaCTGTCAGTCATGATGCAGAGAGATGCACAGTACAAACCCCGCCTCCAGGCTTGTTTGAGGGAGGGAGAGGTCACAGCCAGGGGTAACAGGGCCAGACAGATTAAATATACTTAGTGACTTATTGCCTTTCAGGGAGAGGCAATGTAGCCTGGCAGTTAAGGGCTCAATGTCTAACGCCAGAGAGACTGGTTCTAATTCCAGCTCTACCCctaacaagctgtgtgaccttaggacaATGACACAGCTTTTttggacctcaatttcctcaacagTAAAATGGGGGTTTGCTTTGAAATTTAAGTGAGATATAAAGGGCCTTCAAATAAAGGGCCTGGCATACTAAAGTTTCAATAAACATGATcttcatgtaaatgaaaataatacctaCCACAAATGGTGTCTGTGACGATTAAAGAATACTTACAAAATGGAacatagaaaatttcaaaagtgTGTACACCATATTATTTTTCAAGCTTTTAAACTCTCGAGTTTTCCCCCAGATTCTGGCTCCTTCTGCTATAAAAATTACGAGTAGacagcaaacacacacaaacatggcACACACAGATGTGTGTGTCCATATGCATGTACTgaacacacatgcgcacacacgaACACCCGGGACCACAAAAACTCCCAAGATTTGTTCACAGAATAACCCGCATTAAGTCCTCCTCTCCCTAAGTCACTGACATGTATTATAGACACAAATATTGGAAGCAAAAGTGTTGAAAAAAATTGGAGCTGAGCCTATAATAGCCTCAGAATCTTTGATCCCGGGGAAGTACTCTGCGGGGGAGGGGCAACATCCACGAGGGAAAAGGCCTGGGGAGAAGCGAGGGCTGCAGAACTTCGGGAGGTTTCCTTCCAGGCAGCTCACAGAAAGTCGCAGCGAGCGAGCCCTCTTGAACTATGACGTCACCGGACCGAGGGCCCCTCACCTAGGCAGTTCTTTGTCTTTTTACCGATTGTCGGGCTTTTTGAGAATTTGCGGCGGGAGGTCACCCCAAAGGGTGGATCCGTGATGCCAAAAAGGACAAAGAAACCCATTTGTTTGGCAGAGGCTTGCAGAAACCCAAAATGAGATCATTCTCAAGTTCAGGCGTGGAAGGTGGTTCTGTGAGCTCAGTGAGCTTGCGCTCAACACCTGTCTCCCGCCTCCGCCAGTTCCCGGGTTTCATTAAGAAAACTGAGAGGGTGCGGGTCGGGGAGCCTCCCTGGTGGTGAGGGCGCTGCCATGAGACGCCCGGATCTGGGAAGTCGGCCCCGCCACGAGGGCCAAGCTCTGCGGGCACAAACGGTGGGGTTCTCCGCTGCGCTCCTGTACCTGATCAGTTTTCCGCAAGATGGGCGGAACCACGCGGCTCCGGAAGTACCGGCGGGCGTGGTAGTCCTGCTGCGCGTTGTAGGGTGGAATCGCCGACCAGAGCTTGGGCCTCACGTGCTCATAGGTGCGGGCCATGGTGCTCACGGCCACTCCATCCAAGATGAAGCTCTTCTCCA
This window of the Balaenoptera ricei isolate mBalRic1 chromosome 20, mBalRic1.hap2, whole genome shotgun sequence genome carries:
- the SPMAP1 gene encoding sperm microtubule associated protein 1 encodes the protein MAHFCACPLWLEKSFILDGVAVSTMARTYEHVRPKLWSAIPPYNAQQDYHARRYFRSRVVPPILRKTDQDHGGTGRDGWIVDYFHIFGQGQRYLNRRNWAGAGHSLQQVTGHDHYNANLKVTQGFNGQFGYRRNTPALRQRPSVFGEVTQFPLF